A stretch of the Pseudochaenichthys georgianus unplaced genomic scaffold, fPseGeo1.2 scaffold_1042_arrow_ctg1, whole genome shotgun sequence genome encodes the following:
- the LOC139433162 gene encoding uncharacterized protein yields the protein MQQARAATNAQVPLDLSSDARPAPDERPAPAERPAPDERPAPAERPAPVRPAPVRPATSQAGTPHLASPSSRSEHLEATQDFTHNTILLLLDLTKTHQQVYYHSKPGFYKILQRQFSKEGYSFSSDKICKKLNNLLTTYKRAKDRCTSTGEGNITWEYYGIMDNLFGRCGVGSAPPGTLVSTPLFPTASQPSTTLPCASEAQPGPSMTLPTTLPCASEAQPGPSMTLPTTQPRSIRSRVSHPSFYDLYEAHSERRTSALETLVRPEQERRRRLKERNRRRFETKMLTAMGEVVSQLKSIGSQQKRIIELLQDKP from the exons atgcagcaagcaagggctgcaacaaatgcacaag TCCCTTTAGATCTGTCTTCAGATGCTAGGCCTGCTCCTGACGAGAGGCCTGCTCCTGCTGAAAGGCCTGCTCCTGACGAGAGGCCTGCTCCTGCTGAAAGGCCTGCTCCTGTAAGGCCTGCTCCTGTAAGGCCTGCTACATCCCAAGCTGGCACTCCTCACCTGGCATCCCCCTCCAGCCGGTCAGAACACCTTGAGGCAACACAAG ATTTCACACACAACACCATACTGCTGCTTTTGGACCTGACAAAAACACACCAACAGGTGTACTATCACTCCAAACCCGGTTTTTATAAAATTCTCCAACGGCAGTTCAGCAAGGAGGGATACAGTTTCTCCTCAGACAAAATCTGTAAAAAACTGAATAACCTTTTGACCACCTACAAAAGGGCCAAGGACCGTTGTACCTCAACAGGAGAGGGGAACATAACGTGGGAATATTATGGG ATAATGGACAACCTGTTTGGGAGGTGCGGTGTTGGGAGCGCACCTCCAGGCACTCTTGTTTCCACCCCTCTATTTCCCACTGCCTCACAACCATCCACCACACTGCCGTGTGCCTCTGAGGCCCAGCCTGGTCCCTCCATGACCCTGCCCACCACACTGCCGTGTGCCTCTGAGGCCCAGCCTGGTCCCTCCATGACCCTGCCCACCACTCAGCCGAGATCAATCCGGTCTCGAGTCTCCCATCCCTCTTTCTACGACCTGTATGAGGCCCACTCGGAGAGGAGGACCAGTGCACTGGAGACACTGGTGCGGCCAGAACAGGAGCGCCGGAGAAGGCTGAAGGAGAGAAATAGGAGGAGGTTTGAAACTAAAATGTTGACTGCGATGGGAGAAGTTGTTTCCCAGTTAAAGTCCATTGGGAGCCAACAAAAGCGCATCATTGAGCTTTTGCAGGACAAGCCATAA